In Lapillicoccus jejuensis, the DNA window TCGACGCCGACCTGCAGGACCCACCGGAGGTCATCGGCGAGATGCTCTCCCTGGCCCGCACCGACGGCCTCGACGTCGTCTACGGGGTGCGCAACGACCGCTCGACCGACACGGTGTTCAAGCGGGTGACGGCCCGGGCCTTCTACTCGCTCATCCGGCGCATGTCGGGGACCAGCGCGCAGAGCGACGCCGGCGACTTCCGGCTCATGTCGCGCGCGACCGTCGACGCCATCAACGAGCTGCCCGAGCACAACCGGGTGCTGCGCTTCATCGTCCCCGCGCTGGGCTTCCCCTCGGGCACGGTCGAGTACCGCCGCGAGGAGCGCGCCGCGGGGGTCTCGAAGTACCCCCTGCTGAAGATGCTCAAGCTGAGCGTCGACTCGCTCACCGGCTTCTCGATGGCGCCGCTGCGCCTGGCCACCCTGCTCGGCATCGGCGGTGGCGTGCTCGCGGTGCTGCTGGGCATCTTCGCGGTCGTCGAGAGCGTCATGGGCAAGGTCGTCGCCGGCTGGACCTCGACCGTCGTCATCGTCGCCGCCGTCGGCGCCGCGCAGCTGCTCTGCCTCGGGCTGCTCGGCGAGTACATCGGGCGGATGTACACCCAGATGCAGGGCCGGCCGACGTACTTCATCGCCTACGACTCGCTCGCCGCCCCCGCGCGGCGCGGCCCGACCGACACCCCGCTGCCCCCGCGCGGCGCCCCCACCGCCGGGCGGCGCGGGCCGGTGGCCCGCACGCCCGACGAGCGCGAGGTCCCGCCGGCGGACCCCGTGCTGGAGCCGGCGGACCCGGTGCTGGAGCCGGCGGTCAGGGACGCGGCCGGGCGCTGACGAGCAGGCTCACCCCGGGCAACTGCTTGACCGGCAGGTAGCGCTCGGCGGTGATGACGGCGCGCAGGCCGGCGTTGACGACGGGGTGCAGGTCGTCGAGGTCGCTGCCGCTGCTGGAGCGCCGGCGCAGCGCGACGACAGGGCGCAGCAGGACGTTCCAGCTGTCCATCGAGTCGATGGTGAAGCCGCCGTCGGTGAGCACCGCGCCGAGGGTCTCGCGGGTGTAGCGGCGCACGTGGTCGACGGCCTCGTCGTGCGCGGACCACAGCCGCGGGTCGGCGGGGACGGCGACGAGCCAGGTGCCCGTCGGCCGCAGGACACGGCGCACCTCGGCGACCGCGGCGGCGTCGTCCTCGATGTGCTCGAGGACGTCGAAGGCGACGACGAGGTCCAGGCTGCCGTCGGCGACCGGCAGGGCGGTCGCGTCGGCCCGCACCACGTCGAGCCCGCGCTCCCGGGCGACCCTCGCGCCGTCGGCGCCGTACTCCAGGGCGGCGGGCCGCCAGCCGAGGTCGCGCAGGACGCGGGTGTTGCCGCCGCCGGCGGCGCCGATGTCGAGGGCGTCGCCCGGGGTCATCCCGTCCAGCGCCTTCGCGAGCAGGTGACGGCGCTCGCGGTACCACCAGTGGGTGTCCTCGAGCGCGGCGAGCTTGCGGACCTCGGTGCCCTCCATCCGCGTCACCCTGCCAGCGGGCGGGCTGGCAACCCAAATCCGGCGCACCCCCAGCGTGGCGGGGTCGAGCCAGTGTCGCCTCTCCGACAGGGCTGCGCCGGGGACCGGTCAGGTGCGGACCTGGCCGTCGCCGTCGACGAGCCACTTCGTCGTCGTCAGCTCGGGCAGCGCCATCGGCCCCCGGGCGTGCAGCTTCTGCGTCGAGATCCCGATCTCG includes these proteins:
- a CDS encoding glycosyltransferase family 2 protein: MNPDTDPELSVVIPMYNEEEVLPLLVDRLRPTLEATGATYEVVAVDDGSTDLTPALLQRMHRDWDAVRVVRLRANAGHQAAISAGLVSARGDYVVTIDADLQDPPEVIGEMLSLARTDGLDVVYGVRNDRSTDTVFKRVTARAFYSLIRRMSGTSAQSDAGDFRLMSRATVDAINELPEHNRVLRFIVPALGFPSGTVEYRREERAAGVSKYPLLKMLKLSVDSLTGFSMAPLRLATLLGIGGGVLAVLLGIFAVVESVMGKVVAGWTSTVVIVAAVGAAQLLCLGLLGEYIGRMYTQMQGRPTYFIAYDSLAAPARRGPTDTPLPPRGAPTAGRRGPVARTPDEREVPPADPVLEPADPVLEPAVRDAAGR
- a CDS encoding class I SAM-dependent methyltransferase, with the protein product MEGTEVRKLAALEDTHWWYRERRHLLAKALDGMTPGDALDIGAAGGGNTRVLRDLGWRPAALEYGADGARVARERGLDVVRADATALPVADGSLDLVVAFDVLEHIEDDAAAVAEVRRVLRPTGTWLVAVPADPRLWSAHDEAVDHVRRYTRETLGAVLTDGGFTIDSMDSWNVLLRPVVALRRRSSSGSDLDDLHPVVNAGLRAVITAERYLPVKQLPGVSLLVSARPRP